One genomic region from Yarrowia lipolytica chromosome 1C, complete sequence encodes:
- a CDS encoding uncharacterized protein (Compare to YALI0C09185g, weakly similar to uniprot|P41813 Saccharomyces cerevisiae YNL068C Fork head protein homolog 2, similar to Saccharomyces cerevisiae FKH1 (YIL131C) and FKH2 (YNL068C); ancestral locus Anc_2.230) → MALMQPLANEFEMKEPVLKKRRIGATQMEPQLTIVEENNHSGAPSSQTQNGGAVASYPDHVTNQVISSLTCPPNLQVAHDYANHKTPSFEVQAYAKLAGQNWTYFVQKLHVIIGRSSEQQEVDIDLGPAKVVSRKHASIEYNSEAQQWQLWVRGRNGVKVDRVVYKEGHVALRSGSVVDIGGVQMMFVLPGQKVELSGVWVEEAEQQQQQQQGHVADTSSNHMTSLPHPQMTPTHHQIGHMNSLTDISDISMASHMSMDDFNHSFTSLADRVSPSRGKSVFSVYSGVDHGGHHSPHVAHAQPQQPQQAPHLQTQLPQQQQQQPLPLPSGNMTSSSYPRGVALISRPQIRNHTNHYTDYDLSLDDAKDIKPPYSYATMITKAILSGEEHMMTLAEIYEWISKHYSFYRHSRTGWQNSIRHNLSLNKAFVKVPRRSDEPGKGMKWQVTPEHKEEFLRKSKGGELVKKRPAGTLTLQRTGGASGGHVGGVTGGSMSTFVVAPPPPGGEQICLGTGPVIPQQSAQPSLGGLAGGSGREGRGSIDGATPNLAHPNSSQSQNSSANSQGASNSNSSSNHGGSSNNSEQPSEQSSGSNNPLSTPRKDQFGGVGFEDFAFTPSPRYKETFTPDRLSNISASRSTVNMGVAATKTESGTGTTPSVAGATTLPTTSATPAPAAPNLSLAPPSAQQQLPSSFMPASSPAPFWRFMQLSSTPVRGGEGFSPVKYSPSREGGSGARGGDADGLGDLQNIDLTRGFKNWQDSPAKVAK, encoded by the coding sequence ATGGCCCTCATGCAACCACTGGCTAACGAGTTTGAAATGAAGGAGCCAGTCCTCAAGAAGCGTCGCATTGGAGCGACCCAGATGGAACCGCAACTGACGATTGTGGAGGAAAACAACCACTCCGGAGCACCATCGTCACAGACCCAGAATGGAGGCGCCGTAGCCTCATACCCCGACCATGTGACCAACCAGGTGATCTCGTCGCTCACCTGCCCCCCAAACCTGCAGGTGGCCCATGACTACGCCAACCACAAGACCCCGTCGTTCGAGGTGCAGGCGTACGCCAAGTTGGCTGGCCAGAACTGGACGTATTTTGTGCAGAAGCTGCACGTGATCATCGGCCGGTCTTcggagcagcaggaggtGGATATTGATCTGGGCCCGGCCAAGGTGGTCTCCCGGAAACACGCCTCCATCGAATACAACTCCGAGGCCCAACAGTGGCAGCTGTGGGTTCGGGGACGAAACGGAGTCAAGGTGGACCGCGTGGTGTACAAGGAGGGACACGTGGCCCTACGCTCGGGCTCCGTCGTTGATATTGGCGGCGTGCAGATGATGTTTGTGCTGCCTGGTCAAAAGGTGGAACTCAGCGGAGTGTGGGTCGAGGAGgcagagcagcagcagcaacagcagcagggccaTGTGGCAGATACGTCTTCCAACCACATGACTTCTTTGCCTCATCCTCAGATGACTCCTACACACCACCAGATTGGTCATATGAACTCGCTCACCGACATCTCTGACATTTCCATGGCGTCGCATATGTCCATGGACGACTTCAACCACAGCTTCACATCACTGGCGGACCGGGTGTCTCCCTCGCGCGGCAAGTCCGTCTTCTCTGTGTATAGTGGGGTTGACCATGGGGGCCACCATAGCCCCCATGTTGCACACGCTCAGCCACAGCAGCCACAACAAGCACCGCACTTACAGACGCAGTtgccacagcaacagcaacagcaaccgCTACCCCTTCCTTCAGGCAACATGACGTCCTCGTCGTATCCCCGTGGTGTGGCGTTGATCTCGCGGCCGCAGATCCGCAACCACACCAACCACTACACCGACTATGATCTATCTCTGGACGACGCAAAAGACATTAAGCCGCCGTACTCGTATGCGACGATGATCACCAAGGCAATTCTGTCCGGCGAAGAGCACATGATGACATTGGCAGAGATCTACGAGTGGATCAGCAAACACTACTCGTTTTACCGGCACTCGCGCACCGGGTGGCAGAACTCGATCCGGCACAACCTGTCGCTCAACAAGGCGTTTGTAAAGGTGCCGAGACGGAGCGACGAGCCTGGCAAGGGTATGAAGTGGCAAGTGACCCCCGAGCATAAGGAGGAGTTCCTGCGCAAGAGCAAGGGCGGCGAGCTGGTGAAGAAGCGGCCTGCAGGGACTCTTACGCTGCAGAGAACCGGAGGGGCTAGCGGAGGACATGTCGGGGGAGTTACAGGGGGCAGCATGTCAACGTTTGTGGTTgcgcctcctcctcccggTGGCGAGCAGATTTGTCTTGGCACCGGTCCGGTCATACCGCAGCAGTCGGCACAGCCTAGCCTTGGAGGACTGGCAGGTGGCTCTGGACGAGAGGGCCGGGGCAGCATCGACGGCGCGACTCCTAATTTGGCTCACCCAAACTCGAGCCAGAGTCAGAATAGTTCTGCCAACAGCCAGGGTGCCAGCAATAGCAACAGCTCCAGTAACCATGGAGGATCTAGCAACAACTCCGAACAGCCTTCTGAGCAGTCGTCTGGTTCCAACAACCCCTTGTCGACTCCTCGCAAGGACCAGTTTGGCGGTGTTGGCTTTGAAGACTTTGCATTCACTCCCAGCCCACGGTACAAGGAGACGTTCACTCCTGATCGTCTGAGCAACATTTCTGCTAGCAGAAGTACCGTGAACATGGGTGTGGCGGCCACCAAGACGGAGTCTGGCACTGGCACGACTCCCTCGGTGGCTGGAGCAACGACTCTGCCCACCACGAGCGccactcctgctcctgcgGCTCCCAATCTGTCACTGGCGCCTCCTTctgcccagcagcagcttccaTCGTCATTCAtgcctgcttcttctccggcGCCGTTCTGGCGCTTCATGCAGCTCAGCAGCACGCCTGTTCGGGGAGGTGAGGGCTTTAGCCCAGTCAAGTACTCTCCCTCGCGTGAAGGAGGGTCTGGGGCTCGAGGGGGCGATGCAGACGGGCTTGGCGATCTGCAGAACATTGATTTGACCCGGGGGTTCAAGAACTGGCAAGACAGTCCAGCCAAGGTGGCCAAGTAG